From one Lycium barbarum isolate Lr01 chromosome 6, ASM1917538v2, whole genome shotgun sequence genomic stretch:
- the LOC132598998 gene encoding probable LRR receptor-like serine/threonine-protein kinase At4g37250 encodes MMSHWSFGVFFFLLLSCPSFGLNIDGTLLLSFKYSILGDPLSVLDNWDYNDATPCLWTGVTCAPDKFRVTSLVLPNSKLLGSIPEQLGFIQHLHTIDLSNNILNGTLPISLLNASELQVLNLSVNAFAGNVPKKLTSLQNLKVVSLRNNLFSGTVPSGFQFVEVLDLSSNLLNGTLPDEFGGDSLKYLNLSSNKLSGLVSPQFAKKIPVNATIDLSFNNLTGEIPESSALLNQKTEFFEGNTDLCGKPLKKLCTIPSTLSSPPNISTDNPPAIAAIPKEINSTPVQDSNGTTESSAQDQKQHGLKPGTIVGIIVGDLAGVGVLAIVFLYVYKLKKKKANEDNKEQKYNKTPQPEVVVVVKEKDTTTTSTTRSSSFPSWPCLTITQGEEISDTDDSKNQESEDQVEYETEQKNEKNRKLVMVDGETELELENLLKASAYVLGSSGPSIVYKAVLEDGTAFAVRRIGESGVEKLKEFEQQVKVINKLRHPNLVRIRGFYWGEDEKLIIYDYVTNGSLANVGYRKVGSSPYHLSYEVRFKIAKGIARGLTYIHEKRHVHGNIKPSNILLTPDMEPIISDLGLHGLMHGKYSCKPDNSARHFGSKRSTSSRDGLHDQPVHGSPCIAPAGFVGCTSPYHAPESLQSVKPSPKWDVYSFGIVLLELLTGKVFSDRELSQWTTGSVVDDKNRVLRMADVAIRADVESREETTVSLFKLGFSCASLNPQKRPTMKYALHVLDKVPGYSHY; translated from the exons ATGATGAGCCATTGGTCATTTGGAGtctttttcttccttcttttatCATGCCCTTCATTTGGTCTCAACATAGATGGAACTCTCTTGTTGTCTTTCAAATACTCTATTCTTGGTGACCCTTTATCAGTTCTTGATAATTGGGATTATAATGATGCAACCCCATGTTTATGGACTGGTGTAACTTGTGCACCTGACAAGTTTAGAGTCACAAGTTTAGTcctcccaaattctaaacttctTGGCTCTATTCCAGAACAATTAGGCTTCATTCAACACCTTCATACTATTGATCTTTCAAATAATATCTTGAATGGAACTCTTCCCATTTCACTTCTCAATGCTTCTGAACTACAAGTCCTAAATCTTTCTGTCAACGCATTTGCTGGAAATGTTCCAAAAAAGTTAACTTCTTTGCAGAATTTAAAAGTTGTTTCTTTGAGGAACAACTTATTTTCTGGCACAGTACCAAGTGGATTTCAGTTTGTTGAAGTTCTTGATCTTTCTTCTAACTTGTTAAATGGAACATTACCTGATGAATTTGGTGGTGATAGTTTGAAATACTTGAACCTTTCTTCAAACAAGCTATCAGGTTTAGTGTCACCACAATTTGCCAAGAAAATCCCAGTAAATGCAACAATTGATCTTTCTTTCAACAACCTAACAGGTGAAATCCCAGAATCATCTGCCTTACTAAACCAGAAAACAGAGTTTTTTGAAGGAAATACAGATCTCTGTGGCAAACCACTTAAAAAACTCTGTACAATCCCTTCAACACTTTCATCTCCACCTAATATCTCCACTGATAATCCACCAGCAATTGCAGCCATTCCAAAAGAAATTAACTCAACCCCAGTTCAAGATTCTAATGGAACAACAGAAAGTTCAGCTCAAGATCAAAAACAACATGGGCTTAAACCAGGAACCATAGTTGGAATCATAGTTGGTGACTTGGCTGGTGTTGGAGTTCTTGCTATTGTCTTTCTTTATGTCTAcaaattgaagaagaaaaaagcAAATGAAGACAACAAAGAGCAAAAATACAACAAAACTCCACAACCAGAAGTAGTGGTAGTTGTCAAAGAAAAAGATACTACTACTACTAGTACTACAAGAAGCTCAAGTTTTCCTAGTTGGCCATGCTTGACCATAACACAAGGTGAAGAAATTTCAGATACTGATGACAGCAAAAACCAAGAAAGTGAAGACCAAGTTGAGTATGAAACAGAACAGAAAAATGAGAAAAACAGGAAATTAGTGATGGTGGATGGTGAAACAGAATTAGAGCTAGAGAATTTATTGAAAGCTTCAGCTTATGTGTTGGGGTCAAGTGGACCTAGCATAGTTTACAAAGCTGTGTTAGAAGATGGGACTGCATTTGCTGTTAGGAGAATTGGTGAAAGTGGTGTGGAAAAATTGAAGGAATTTGAGCAACAAGTTAAAGTCATTAACAAGCTAAGGCATCCAAATCTTGTTCGTATTAGAGGGTTCTATTGGGGAGAAGATGAGAAATTGATCATTTATGACTATGTTACTAATGGAAGCTTAGCCAATGTTGGTTACA GAAAAGTTGGTTCCTCTCCTTACCATTTATCATATGAGGTCAGGTTCAAGATAGCAAAAGGAATTGCAAGAGGATTGACCTACATCCACGAGAAGAGACACGTGCATGGCAATATAAAACCTAGCAACATTCTCTTAACACCAGACATGGAGCCTATAATAAGTGACCTTGGACTCCATGGGCTAATGCATGGTAAATATAGCTGCAAACCGGACAATTCGGCCCGGCATTTTGGTAGTAAGCGGTCCACGTCCTCTCGGGACGGTTTACATGATCAACCGGTTCATGGCAGCCCTTGCATTGCCCCGGCCGGGTTCGTGGGGTGTACATCCCCGTACCACGCGCCCGAGTCGCTGCAGAGCGTCAAGCCTAGCCCTAAATGGGATGTTTACTCATTTGGGATTGTGTTGCTTGAGCTTCTAACCGGGAAAGTATTCTCGGACCGGGAGTTAAGCCAGTGGACCACCGGTTCAGTTGTGGATGACAAGAACCGGGTTTTGAGGATGGCTGATGTGGCAATTCGGGCTGATGTGGAGAGCAGGGAAGAGACCACGGTGTCATTGTTTAAGTTAGGGTTTAGTTGTGCATCATTGAATCCACAAAAAAGGCCTACAATGAAATATGCCCTTCATGTGCTTGACAAAGTACCAGGCTATTCACATTACTAA
- the LOC132598999 gene encoding stress enhanced protein 1, chloroplastic yields MAVVQISSSLCTSIRDVVMPNPVSVYSISGSTRGSVFATGSPLLSRNSFSQIKAVPSRAASVSIRCGQSTNESNLDVWLGRSAMVGFAAAITVEIATGKGLLENFGVSGPLPTVALAVTALVGILTAVFIFQSASKN; encoded by the exons ATGGCTGTAGTTCAAATTTCAAGCTCTCTCTGCACTTCAATTCGAG ATGTTGTTATGCCAAACCCAGTAAGCGTTTATTCTATTAGTGGCTCAACTCGTGGGAGTGTTTTTGCAACTGGTTCTCCCCTCT TGAGCAGGAACAGTTTTTCTCAGATAAAAGCTGTACCAAGTAGAGCAGCATCAGTTTCCATACGATGCGGGCAGAGTACCAATGAAAGTAATTTGGACGTATGGCTTGGTCGATCTGCCATGGTTGGTTTTGCAGCTGCTATTACTGTAGAAATAGCCACAGGCAAAGGACTTCTGGAG AATTTCGGGGTCTCGGGGCCCTTACCCACAGTAGCATTGGCAGTCACTGCATTGGTGGGCATTCTTACAGCCGTCTTCATCTTCCAGTCTGCGTCAAAGAACTAA